One genomic segment of Carassius carassius chromosome 21, fCarCar2.1, whole genome shotgun sequence includes these proteins:
- the pptc7a gene encoding protein phosphatase PTC7 homolog, protein MLSVLSYGRLVARAVIGGLSQTDSRDYSLVSASFGFGKDFRKGILKKGMCYGDDACFIARHRSADVLGVADGVGGWRDYGVDPSQFSGTLMRTCERMVKEGRFVPSNPVGILTTSYYELLQNKVPLLGSSTACLVVLDRQSHRLHTANLGDSGFLVVRGGEVVHRSDEQQHYFNTPFQLSIAPPEAEGSVLSDSPEAADSSSFDVQLGDIILTATDGLFDNMPDYMILQELKKLKNTNYESIQQTAKSIAEQAHVLAYDPNYMSPFAQFACDNGLNVRGGKPDDITVLLSIVAEYTD, encoded by the exons ATGCTGTCCGTTCTCTCGTACGGTAGACTGGTGGCCCGAGCTGTCATCGGCGGACTCTCTCAAACCGACAGCCGCGATTACAGCCTGGTGTCCGCCAGCTTCGGCTTCGGGAAGGATTTTCGGAAGGGGATCTTGAAGAAAGGGATGTGTTATGGAGACGATGCGTGCTTCATAGCCCGACACAGGTCTGCTGATGTGCTAG GTGTAGCTGATGGAGTAGGTGGCTGGCGTGACTATGGAGTCGATCCCTCTCAGTTCTCTGGGACGCTCATGAGGACGTGTGAGAGGATGGTCAAAGAAGGACGATTTGTGCCAAGCAACCCAGTGGGAATCCTCACCACCAGCTATTATGAGCTACTTCAGAACAAAGTACCACTATTAG GAAGCAGTACAGCGTGTCTCGTGGTACTAGACAGGCAGAGTCACCGGTTACATACGGCAAACCTGGGCGACTCTGGCTTTCTGGTGGTTCGAGGAGGAGAGGTGGTCCACAGGTCTGATGAACAGCAGCACTACTTCAACACCCCTTTCCAGCTCTCTATCGCCCCTCCTGAGGCAGAGGGCTCCGTCCTCAGTGATAG CCCTGAGGCTGCCGATAGCTCGTCCTTCGATGTCCAGTTGGGGGACATCATACTCACAGCTACAGACGGTCTCTTTGACAACATGCCAGACTACATGATTTTACAAGAACTCAAAAAGCTCAAG AATACCAACTATGAAAGCATCCAGCAAACAGCCAAGAGTATTGCAGAACAGGCCCATGTTCTAGCATACGACCCCAATTACATGTCTCCATTTGCACAGTTTGCCTGCGATAATGGCTTGAATGTCAGAG GAGGAAAACCAGATGACATCACGGTTCTGCTGTCAATTGTAGCAGAGTACACAGACTAA
- the LOC132097256 gene encoding myosin regulatory light chain 2, ventricular/cardiac muscle isoform-like — translation MAPKKAKKRAEGANSNVFSMFEQTQIQEFKEAFTIMDQNRDGFIDKNDLRDTFAALGRLNVKQEELEEMLKEAPGPINFTVFLTMFGEKLKGADAEETILNAFKVFDPEGKGTLRKDFLARMLTTQADRFSPEEMEQMFSAFPPDAAGNLDYKNLVYIITHGEEKDQE, via the exons ATG GCACCCAAAAAGGCAAAGAAGCGGGCAGAAGGAGCCAATTCAAATGTCTTCTCCATGTTTGAACAAACACAGATCCAGGAGTTCAAAGAG GCTTTCACAATCATGGACCAGAATCGAGACGGCTTTATCGACAAGAATGACCTGAGGGATACGTTCGCAGCTTTAG GCCGTCTGAACGTCAAACAAGAGGAGCTCGAGGAGATGCTGAAGGAGGCTCCAGGACCCATTAACTTCACCGTCTTCCTCACCATGTTTGGGGAGAAGCTTAAAG gTGCCGATGCAGAGGAGACCATTCTGAATGCCTTTAAAGTGTTCGACCCAGAGGGAAAGGGGACCTTGAGGAAGGATTT TTTGGCACGGATGTTGACAACGCAAGCGGACCGATTTTCTCCAGAAGAG ATGGAGCAGATGTTTAGTGCTTTTCCTCCAGACGCAGCAGGTAATCTGGACTATAAGAATCTTGTCTACATCATCACACATGGGGAGGAGAAGGACCAAGAGTGA